The genomic stretch CCCTGCGGTGGACGGCATGCAGTCGGTGCCGCTGCAGCGCATGGACACCGTGGAACTCGACGCCATCCACGAGGCCGTGATGCAGTTGGTGGACCTCGCCGCATCCTATGATGGCGCCCACGACGGTTGGGGCTGTCCGCTGGTGAAGGCGGGAGACGCCGCCTAGAGCCGCACCCGGGGAGATGACGACGGCCCGCCCGGGTGTTACATGGCGCCCATGCGTTCGACGAAGCTCTGGTTCTCCCTCGCCTGTCTCCTGCCGGTCATCGGCCTCGCCGCGTGTAGCGCGCGTCGCACCTCTACGGAGGAGCGTGCCGAGATGGTCCGCCCGCAGCCAGCCGCTGCCGCGCCGGCCACGGCTCAGCCATTCACGGTGCTCTTGGACACCACCAAGGGGCCCATCCACATCGAGGTGCATCCCGAGTGGGCGCCGCTAGGGGCCGCGCGCTTCCGTGAGCTGGTCGAGGCCGGCTACTTCACCGACGTGGCGTTCTTCCGGGTGGTGGAGGGCTTCATGGCCCAGATCGGCATCCACGGTGACCCGGCCGTCAACAACCGTTGGCGCGAGAACAGTTTCCCGGACGACCCCGTCACCCAGAGCAACACGCGCGGCATGCTGAGCTTCGCCACCCGGGGGCCCAACACACGCACCACCCAGTTCTTCATCAACTTCGTCGACAACCGCAACCTCGACGGGATGGGCTTCTCACCCTTTGCGCGCGTCCGCGAGGCCGACATGGCGATCGTGGACAGCCTCTACAACGGCTACGGCGAGGGCGCGCCGCGCGGCGCCGGCCCCGATCAGGGGCGCATGCACGCCGAGGGCAACACGTACCTGCGGGCCAGCTTCCCGAACCTCGACTACGTGCGCTCGGCGCGCATCGTGCCCAACTGAGCGTCGTCCGACCTGCGGGCGAGGCCGAGCGCGTCTCGGAGGCCCGCAGGCCAGTGGTCCGTCACGCTTCCGAACTGCGTGCACAACGCGAGCAACCACCGCTCGAGTCCGAAGGCGACGCATCCCGAGGCAAGCGCGCTCCCATCGCGCATGATCCCGAACGTCTGCCCGAAAAAGCACCCGTGCGCATTGAGCGACCCTACGGCGAGGCCGTCCCCGAATACGATCTCGGTCTTCAGAGGTGAGAGGCGCTGCGCGTAGAAGCGCGGGTCCTGGTAGGGATCGAAGAACGAATCCGTCGCGGGAGCGAACGTCATCGGGAGCTCCATGAGGTCGAGGAGCCGCTCGATGCGAGCGCGCATGTCGAGGAGGAAGGTCGCCACCTCGTCGCCCGTCCCGATGCAGACGATCTCGCGCATGCTGAAGCTCCGCTGTCGGGCGAGCGCCGCATAAGACGGCTCGGTGCGAAAGCACGTCGCGCTCGTCGTGAGCCGCAATGGCGCTGGGAGCTCGCGCCCCGCCAGGAGCGCGTAGAAATGATAGCAAGCGGCCGGGGTCAGCGCGCTGTGCACGGGCGCGAGCGGACCGAGCCGGACGCTCCCGTCATCGTCGAGCACGTTCCCGTCCGCGAAGGCGCGCAAGGTCGCTTCGTCCGCGCGGAGCGACACCGGGAAGGACACGATGTGCGGGAACGAGTGGAAGTAGCCGGTGCGGTCGAGCGCCTCCGCGGCGATCATCGGCGGGAAGCGGTACTCGCTCGCGGAGAGCTCGTCCGCGAGACCACCGAAGAGCGCGTCGAGCGCGCGATGCACGCAGAGCGCATCGTGCGAGAGCGCGACCTGCCCGTCCGCGTAGGGATGGATCCCGGCGTGGAGGTCACACATGGAGTTCACCTGCGTC from Sandaracinaceae bacterium encodes the following:
- a CDS encoding peptidylprolyl isomerase, translated to MVRPQPAAAAPATAQPFTVLLDTTKGPIHIEVHPEWAPLGAARFRELVEAGYFTDVAFFRVVEGFMAQIGIHGDPAVNNRWRENSFPDDPVTQSNTRGMLSFATRGPNTRTTQFFINFVDNRNLDGMGFSPFARVREADMAIVDSLYNGYGEGAPRGAGPDQGRMHAEGNTYLRASFPNLDYVRSARIVPN